GTATCCCCAAATAGGAATCTGTTGTCATCCGTGGATAGCTGAGTAACAACACAATCCTTCAGATCTAAGAAAGGACAAATGACACAAGTCAGAAtgctttatacatttatctcacCCTTTTCCAAGAAATGCCCTgatttttgttgtctttaaaTAAAACTTTCGCTGTTTCGAGTTTCATCGAGGTATCCACATTCTTTTGGTGGTAGAAACTTCCATATCCATAATAAGTGCAGATTTTGATTCCTGTGTCAGTTACACACAGAGGGAGAAAGAGAAAAATCATTTAATCGCAAAAGAATACATAGAGGATTAATTTCACTGGATAAGCTGTCCTTGCATCCACATCTGACAAATCAAATCCATAATCTGACAATTCAATTTTGAATTCGAACTTCAGAGGAACTGATTATATGGCGAATCAGGAAGGCGATGTAAAATGTTATAGGCTCTGCCATCTCATTCAGCCAATACATCACGGTCGACCCTACTTTCagatggatacatgtatttgcatctAGGTGTTTTCAAATGGTGCCGtgtacaccccaccccacccacccacccaacTGCTCATCAAACCACCGGCCCCCACCACCCAATCTATCTACAATTTCATGCAGCATATTATACCCTTGATGTTTACCTGTGATTGTAAAAAGCTCGTTGGTTCCGTAACTGTAGACCAGCGTCACCGTTTGGTCTGCGTAGTTCAGGGTAATGGCTGCTTTGTTTAAATAGCTATCGTAGTACTCGGATGAATCCAAGGTGTATCCCTGCTCGATCATATTCGCCTCCACATGAACATGATAGTCCTGTGGGAACTGCGGCAGCGGTGGTGCTTTACCTTgaatacaaaataacaaaaaggaCATCTGTACTTTTCCCCTTTTTGCAGTCACAAGGAAAAAATGGAATTACTAAGATGACAGTTCTACTGTCACTAAGCTGtggatttttttgttcttcGATGTTATGTACATTTACGACGAAGGCATGCTTGGCATACGTTAAATCGTTCAGCCTCTCTTTATGTTGAGAGGCTGAACGATGCTCGTTGTTCTTGTCCGTGTAAATGCTCGTTCAACTCCACTATTATTTTAGTCGATCATGTGTGTTAATTATACCAAGCGATAGTTTCacttttgaaattgtaaatcatccttacttggacagcaatataccgaataTACTCGCAATGTAGCATGTTTTCGATcctttgtgttgtgtgacgatttcagccAACGTCAaaagttattactacaaaaactaatgtgtcaagGCTATTCCGTCAAACGCTTTCATTCCAAGTTTCTTCAGTCATACAGTGGGTATAGTTTTCTTATGAGTTAATATGAACTGAGCGTCGAGAATCTCTGGTGCTCTGCTTTATGATTGTATCTAATAACATGTGGATAGGGGCTGTATGATCCGTCATCATCCATCatattgaattagatcgccacattggatatatgaacagttgcaatcaaagcgcaactaagGTACATATACTATTATCGGCTACTTATATACCAGCATGGTACATtgttttaatactgattttagtCATTCGCCTAGAATATTCCTTGCCTCTTTCAAGCATcgctggaaactgttgacttcttctcttttcatgattccgtcctgCTTTagtacttaatatactttcttacgcCTTTGGTGGTTTCTGTTAAAAGTGGTGTTTGGGAATTGACTTTGCGATTATCGAtcggaacgtccatcttggttgacggctggtataccaatgtctctttcgacgcatagattttacatataggtatatatgATAATTATTTTGCAAAAATCTACTCAACTAATTAGTCTCGTGTAATCCTAACATTGCCAGATATGATAAATTCGTATAGTGACTTACTGTTCGGGTCTGTGGAACCTGTTGGATATGGCGTGCAATATGGATCTGCGGTAACTCCAACACTCATCCACACCACAATGCACACCAGAGGAACTACCACGAGGCTCTGCCAAAACAGTGCAGAACTAATTTAAGGATAACATATTGAAACGTACACTCCAACATTATTTTATTCGTGGATATCTTTCTGTAGCATATTTTTGGGCAAATGTAGGATATATTTATCATAAGGGATATATGACACATTCGTTCATAGTTCATATCGTCAAAAGCGTGCAGCAAGATGGCCGCCAAAACTGTATGAGCCAAGCGCAACTTCGATCGATCGCGGGCATGGTAACAAATCGTATGCCAATTCAGTGCAGAGACTTACACTGCATGCATCTAGATTAGATCTAACATTCTTGTGTACATATCAAATAGCAtaagcaagtaaataaacatcagACTGACCAAGGCTAATTGACCTAATTTATGACCAGTGCATTCGTCAGTGCAATTTAGCATCTGCTACAATACggatcattttgaagaaaattctttttttttccagggtGTTATTTATTGTCTTCTTGCATGAAGGCATGTGGTCTGTAATACAGCATCCTCTGCACGCACTCAGAATGTTTTGCGCCACATCGATGTTGTTTCCAGAGACTCCCAACCTACAAGTAACTGATATTTCTCGAAAATTCCCAGTTTCCTGTTTTGCTCATCTGGATATTGCAATTAAATATCCATCAAGCTAGTATATGAGAACAAATGCGCCTCTTACGTCAAAAACTTCGGTGTGTACAAATGAATAGTGACTCAATTTCTATCAAAACAGTTTTAAGCTTACCTTTGCCATGATGGATGCGCTTAGTGAAGAAGAAGTGACCTATATGTTTATCTCGCGTCACCTACCAGTATACATGCCGGTGTATGGCACGGTAAGTCAAAAGGTACTTTGCCCGTGAGAAGATAACGTTCTTACGCTGTGATGTGAACTGACTGGCCGTCGTCACATGTGGGGCACAGGTGTATCCTGAAATTGTATTGTTCTCAGTGCAGGCATGTGAATGAACTAACGGCGATATATAGATATTACACAGGTATACCTCGATCCCCTATCAGTCCCGtaacccccacccccagcccCTCAAAAAACATGCCCCAAAACTATCATCTGATCGTCATCTCCCTCGTCCTCCTACCCCCCAACCACCATAAAACCTGTTATTTGCGAAAAAATAGAACATTATTTTTACTAACTTGTcagactgataaagttatttGTTTCATAACATTTCGTTCCGCCGCAAAGTGATGGAGAGTGATTAGTAAGAGTCAGGTTGATCTCAAAACCTAACTTGAAAAGAATGATCGTGACACTAATTTACATTTCCACGTACGCACACCATCCACTTATCCACGGAGTGGCGGAGCGACGAGAGTTACAATGCGAAAGCCTTCCTAAAATGTCGAGTTTCTGAGTGagtacatttatctgtaaatatcTTCACAAATACACCACGCTGGAAAGCTAAGTTGTACTGACAGTCCAACAAAAATCCTAGTGACAacctctttttttcttttcgtgtttaagattttttttaccacagtTCAGACCGAAGACAACATCTTTTGAAATCCAGTATGAATGtcaaaaagatgaaaataaagAGTTTCCTAGCAAGATCATTTAGCGTTGCCAAGTCCGTATATACTCCGTGGACTTTTCCCTTGCAGCATGAATTATTCTTGAAGATATTTGCCGATAAAAGTCCTCAATAAGAAAGCAGACATTTTGGGAAGGCTTTcgcattgtgagtgagtgagtgattggggtttaacgtcgtgctcaacaatttttcagtcatatgacgatgaaggaatccttagggtgtatgtaatgtacctccttgttgcaggacggatttctaccactcttttatctagtgctgcttcactgagacgacttaccgaagtaagctgccccgccccgagccattatactgatacgggtcaaccagtcggtacactatcccctccatgctgaacaccaagcgaggagcCACAAGTCGTAGGTGTGatgatccaggattgatcctggatctaccgaagcggacgctctacccaCTGTGCTATCAAGGCCGGTCTTTCGCACGGTAACTCGACAGATAGACGAGTTACATATATTGCAACTAGTgtgcgtgtatatatgtatatatatatatatatgtatgtaaattttctgtatgatttttcatatgacgatgagggtTGCCAAAAATATTGACTTACCTCTGAACTTACAGTGCTGTTGCTCAATGCAATATGCCTGGCTTTTTTGTACCAGTGCACGTTGAGGTAATCAAAACTCTACTGGACAATACAGATATATCTGACTTTTTTATGAACAAGGTGACAAGTCAAGTCagcatttttttaatttgttgtaaGAATAATAAAATCttatagaaacacaaacaaaacagttcGATATTGATATagtcacagttacatgtaagcaTCACAAATAAACCATAACACAGCTTCAGTAGTGGCTATACTTGTATATAGTTAACCAGGAAGATCCCAAGAGGCTAAATGCAGTCCCCAGGTTTGACATCAACAGAAACCATGTGTAataatcacaaatacatgttactGCACGCCACTGTTGGTAAATGTCCTCATACATAATGCTCAGAACTTTAAAATTTATAcaacatgttaaaaatgtgtagAGACTGTAGTGAATTACATTTCTTAAAATCAGAGTATCTTGTATTCTCTCCACATTTTTACCTGATGACTcaggaatgaatgaaatgaagaaCATCACTGAATGGAAAAGATTTCTGGTCAACTAAATACATCATCACAGGTACAATGGATTATGTGTTAACTCACAAATAATTATATTCAGATTTACAGAAGAGAATGGCATGATCTTGAATTATCAGTGCATCTGCATGCGATTTTTGTCCATAATAATGATAAAACAGTTTTTAGAAATAAGTGAATAAGAATAAGAAAAAAGTAcctaacataaaaaaaatgttttacagatATTATACTCCAAAtggcaaaaatatttaactactGTGCAAGGaataaaaataatcttttatATTTTCCTGTTTAAGCCTAAAACTGATGTAAGAGGACAATccacatatgaagacaaaaagtttaataacatttttgtgcAAGAAGATGATGGTACATAATTTCAAATGGAGACCAAGGCCTTAAAATTTGTCTCACAGGCTCAAAGCAAGGTTttaaatatagatttatttatttgattggtgttttaggccatactcaagaatatttcacttatatgacggctgccagcattatgatgggaggaaactgggcagagcctgggggaaactcatgaccatccgcaggttgctggcgggtTTTAAATAATTTCACAGATTAAAACTATGGAACGTATGTTGAAAATATATCAACTTAATTCGCATTGATAAATCAAACAAAGtgtctttaaacaatctttgaAGTGCTCTTCTGAAAACTAAGGATTGACAACATGGTAAATACATTATAACAGTATATATGCATAGACAAATTGTCACTTTCTTGAAGCGCAGTCATCACTTGTGGGTGCATTGTACATCTTGTTTGGTCAATACATTTCCGTTTCTCAAATACCTTGGATAAAATAAGCTTAAAATGGTTAAGACAATGATGTATCAATGGCCAGTTCAATCAACTTGTCCTCAAATAATATTTTGCATAATTCAggtaaatgaaaacattattataacacaaaaatGGTCCATTTGGAAGGTTTAACGGTTTGTCTACTAGGCCAATCATGCAAATACAAATGATACCACTCACATACCTGCATGTCAACCAGTTACCATGTACAATTCACTAGTAAGAGCAAGTCATAACATGCTCATGGAAGCAATGGGTGAGCAATACTTATCTATAACTCAAGTCAATGGACACAATCATATCCCTGGTAAAACAATTAATTGAGCACAATAAAAGTCAGAAAACGGTTTTCAGACAAACAATTTATGAACGACTGAGGTTACGTTGCATCTGACTTATCAGCACACCCATTTGATTTAGGAAGGCCAGACAATGAATCTGCATCCTCATGCATGAGAAACTGATCTGCCCTGGCTTGTAACATCCGCCTGTACTTTTTCTGATCATCTGCAGTACACTGGAGTAGCGTCCCTTGAAACTTTTGATCCGTGGGCCCTTCAATCTCCTCAGGCAGGCTAGCATTCAAATAAGACAACAGCTTTCTCTTAACATCCATCCCATCCTCAATCTTTAACATTTTATCTAGATCAGCTATCAGCTGTTTAATCTTCCCAAGAGCAGCTTCCTGAGCTGGCGTCCTAACCGTATGCACAGTAATGTCAACAGTCAGACAACGGTAAATAAGTCTCTCCGTGTTGCCTATCAACTCCTCTCTCTcccctttaaaaaaaaaagaaagaaaatgttaacctgaaataaatatttttcttttttcatgccTGTCTCAATATGACAGCATAGCTTAGAAATTCACACAATCTGGAataagttgtacatgtatgatcatgTTCTGGTGATCATGTAAAGAACTACACaattatgttataaaaaaaaaaaatacaacaagtCACAGGTTTTAGCTAAATGTTGTAGTTTGAAAAACTGAAtggaatacatttatattttatacacattcaAAGTTTTCCTGGTGAAATAACCTTAAATCTGTCAAGCTTGTTATGCTTTAAAAAGCACACAGCCCTGGGGGAGCATTTCACATATCATGGAAGagaatatacagtatatgaccTGAAATTTCACTCATGACTAAACTAAATTGCCTTACTCTGAAAGTTTTACCTACAAAGGTGACCtgtggtttgtttggaaagtagcatgaaatcctactgggaaaatctAAGATTCAGCACTGAAGCAGaaactttgtgacatttattttgttttaaaaatgcacttatggggttgaaattttaggtccTTTACCTTACTTCTAATTCATTCTCAGTCAATCAATCATGAGTTTCCTAATTTAACAACATGGCAAAAAACGTGATTTCATTGTAGCTGGCAACAGCACAGTTGAGGGGACTCTAGTCATAACCATAAAATCGCTCTTTTCACCTGTGTTAGCTTCTGACACCTACCCCTAATTCACAAGACTCCTTAAATGGCTGGTTTTTGTGATTGGCGCTCTGTGTAACTATGTTGTGCAAGATGTATAATTCCAATATGTTGACAGATTGATGCATTGTGGGTAGACTTCAATATATCTACAGCGAGAATGAATACTAACTAAGTGACACTGCAAAACTTGTGGATTACTAAACTGCTCAAAAATTTCTgcctgtcccccccccccccagctgGGACGCACAGGTATACTGAGCAATGTGTGCTCTATCATGAGAAAGCATTCAGGGAGGGAACTGATGGACTTGGCCTGCAGGCTCAATATCTCGGGTGAAGAGCCAGCATCTGTAACAGCCCGTCTGATATAACACTGCAAACTATTACAGCTCCACCATAGGCTACCTAGGCATGATGAGCTATGAGATGATAAAAGTTCAAATAACTACAGGTGAAGAAATAGTTATGCCTTGAAATTCAGTTACTACTGGCACCAATGCTTCTCTAAGAATAAAGCATGACACTAATATAACACGGAATTGCACTGGTATCGCCTGTCATTCCATACTACAACACATCCTAGGAACCTATGCTACTCCAGGAATATGAAGTGACACTGATATCCCTGGTCATTCTGTATGTCTAAAATAGCATCCGTTACTAAGATGTGTTGTAGTGTGAAATGACAGGTGATATTGCTGTCATTCCATATCCCTACAGCAGAATTGGCTCCTAGTGATGAGTACTGTGGAATGACAAATGATTCATCTGTCATTCTATGGGATATCATTAATTTGTTATTCcatgtgatatcagtgtcatATGTTTTCCTATAGTAAGGGAGCATTCATTACATAAATTCAGTGTTGCCATTCGTCGTTCGCTTTCATTCGTCATTCAGTTTAGCCTAAACTAGAACCAATGAATGTCATGAGGACACGAATGTTCCGAAACTTCATTGGCAATTATGTAGCCTGGAATCGCGCTGTGATTTAAAATGATAgggggttatctcccttttataTTAACACAAATGCTTATTACTAACggtatcatatatatatacatatatattatcttTCTAcgagatatatgtatacaatataccTTCTAGAGTATTCGCcaaaaagattaaaataaaaatcgCCCGATACGACAAGCGGATGAAGCCTACCTTCAGACATGTCGATTGTTGGGCTAGAAGATTGACACTGTAAACGTTCAAGTTCTCGAAGCAATTCTTCTCTCTCTTGCTCCAGTTTTTGAGCCCTAAATCTGAAATGTTCCACTTTCAATTCTAAGTCATCCAAGGCTTGAGTAAGATTTTCGTTCttatcttttttctttacctCTGCTTCATCCGCGGCCCCTTCCTCTGCCATGCTTGGATTTAGTTAGAGCTCTTCTTTTTAGAAGGTCAAAAACGTGTCATGCcgccaaaaatcacacaaagcGAAAACCTGAAATGGACACAAACAGTGATATATTGAAGTCTACCCACAACAGAGGATATACGACCTACTCTTTAATTCATTAATTGATTTTAATCGCTTGACACAGAATGGAAGGCCCTGAAGCCAACAACCTCGTTTTGCGTTGTCAATTGAGTTCAGAATTATTACATGGACCTGACAAGTGGAATCAGCCGgcaaaaattttcactttcgCTTTGAAACCCCTGCGGACAAGCAATCACTGAAGTAGGCCTCACATCATATAGCAAGGCCGTAGACAAGTTTTCATGTTtggggaggtggggggaggCGGGCGGACTGACTATCACAGCCAAACCATgtgagggtccaggggccgcctggGCCCCGGAAGCTCCTGGGCCCTAGACAACTGGAGATGCAACCTCGCACTTACAGAGCGACGAAAATTCTATTACCAAAAGGCATCTTTTGTCACAGCGTGATATGCCAGATCGTAGGTTCTTTGtcttaaaaattgtttaaataaaactgaaatattgaatcATGTATCGCCCAGCGTCAGTTTTGAAGTTGTTGCTTATGGCAAATAGAAATACAGTTTGTCAATTGGACACTTCGGCTGTTAttattaggcctatatacaacTTCTTACAGCATATGGAATGACTTCATCTCCTGATCACACGTTGTCACCTCCATATAACACGAAAATCGTctgtttgtaaattaaattaataagtGTTTAATTCCTACTGTGCGTGTATAGCGACAGTAGACCTATATTAAGTATGACGCGGCATTTTTATGGATTAAATCTAATTAGGACAATAAGCTCAACTGTCAGCTAGCGACTGTTTTATTTGTTGGCCGCTGCCTAGCTAATCCGTTATCCATCGAGTGATGATCGGATACCTGTAGACTTATATCTATAGATCCTGGTTTGTGAGACTTTCGGCTGTACAAGGATATTGTACAGGCACTATTATTCGACTGTGTCCTTTGGTGGGATGTAGGTTACACTCGCATGCCAGATTCCGATTGACGACCATCactgcacatgtaggcctaatagAGGCTCCTAATGATCTGAAACTGTTCGGCTACGAACTGCGTGGTGTGTGTGAACTGTTATAAATCTCGTGTTCCACTGATTAGCCTACTTTAACGTAATACACAAATGGTGTAACCGGCTACGTTATCGGTAACTGAGTTAGTCTACACTGCGCGCGTAGTACTTTTTGTCTGAAGGGAAATTCACCTGTCCAATGTGGCGTGGCCTTCAATTAACACGGTCCAGAATTCATTTTGTAGGTGGACAGCTGTGTCTTTTATGGAGTTGTCGATAACGTAGGTACTTACGCCATAGCGAAGgttcaaaacaatttaaaattaaCGCCTTAATTTAGTGTTGACCTAGCTGTGACATTTTTGTATATGGCGTCCTACATAGACTATGCCCAATAGCAATGCCTGCAAGTGGCGTCCATAACGGTTCATTTCAAGCGCTATACATTTTACAGCTGCTTTTCACAGTATACATGCAACTTCTGATCCTATACCTCGGCAcgtaaaaagaaaagaaaaaagcaacGACCGCGGGACgattgattttaatttatttacagcaGCTTTATGAGGTACACGTAGATGAGGTGACGTGGAGCTGTTTATTCCGTATTTTTAAGtctttaaacatattttcaaagcGCAGAAATGCAGATTAAATGGCACATAGGCACTCTTCGCACTTCAGTCCGTTACAGCAGACTTTTTGCATGGTCTAAGGGAGACAAATCTGACGAATACATGCCATTTAGACTGCGTGAATTCcgtgtataaaaatgtaataattacatgtataatgtcgGGGTTAGTTCCGACTCCCGGCTACTGTCtcactgaataaaaatat
Above is a window of Liolophura sinensis isolate JHLJ2023 chromosome 7, CUHK_Ljap_v2, whole genome shotgun sequence DNA encoding:
- the LOC135470877 gene encoding BAG family molecular chaperone regulator 2-like gives rise to the protein MAEEGAADEAEVKKKDKNENLTQALDDLELKVEHFRFRAQKLEQEREELLRELERLQCQSSSPTIDMSEGEREELIGNTERLIYRCLTVDITVHTVRTPAQEAALGKIKQLIADLDKMLKIEDGMDVKRKLLSYLNASLPEEIEGPTDQKFQGTLLQCTADDQKKYRRMLQARADQFLMHEDADSLSGLPKSNGCADKSDAT